In Buchananella sp. 14KM1171, the genomic stretch CCACGATCGCGTCGCTTCCGGTGCGGGCCAGGCTGGTGCCCTTCGCGAACTTCCCGTCCTTGCCCTTTGGGTGGCTAGAGGCGCTCACGCCGGGGGAAGCCGTGGCCGTCTCGCTCGGCTTGACCGTGGCCGTCTCGCTCGGCTTGACCGTGGCCGTCTCGCTCGGCTTGACCGTGGCCGTCTCGCTCGGTGTCGCCGAGGGCTGAGGCACGATGTCCTTGTACTCGTTGACGATCTCCGCGATCACAGTTTCTCCGGCCACGACCGTCACTGTCGGCATCTTGGGCTGGATCAGCGTGTAGCCGGGGATCTGCGCGTCGTCCAGATCTTCTGTGAGCGTGCACTGCATCCCCGCCGGGACGGGGATCCGAATGTGCAGCAGCCCAGGAGGCATACGCACGCTGGCGGAGAGGTCCCCACACTTCAGTTTGACAAGGAAATCCCTCGCTCTCGTGCTGGGACCGCCCAGGACGGTCTTCTTTAGCTGTACAAAGCCGTACTGGTTGGTGAACGTGTTTTCAAATTCCACCAGTGTGGTCTTGCCCGCCTCAATCGTCACGGTCTGCGGCGGCGGCGGTACGGCCAGAAAGCCGTCGACCGGTTTGGTGAAGAACTCCTTAACCACACACTTGGTGCCGGCCGGGAGGTTGTAGCCCACCGGCACGGGAACCCCGTCCCCCTTAACCTCGACTTCAAGGACGACCTGCCCGCACACCACCGCGAATCCGTATTCGGCATTGACGGCCCCCGCCGGGCCACCAGAGACGGTCTTCTTCACCTCCAGCGTGCCAAACTGGTCGGTGTACTTGTTCGTGAAGGTAACAACCGGCGTCTCGCCCGCCTTGATGACTAGGGATTGCTGGCCGGTGAATTCAACGGCATAGCCCGGAAGTTGGGCCTTGTCCTCCCACTCCCACACCCAGCAGTTGGAGCCGACCGGGAAGCTGCCACCGATGCCTACCGGCACCCCATCGCCCTTCACCTTGTTCTGGTTCCAATACTTAGTCTCGCCCCCCGGCGTGTTGCAGACCGCGCCGATCTTGAAGTTGTGGGTCGCGGCCGATGCCGGCCCGCCCTCCACCACCACCTTCAC encodes the following:
- a CDS encoding DUF5979 domain-containing protein; the encoded protein is MRPGNFGVTGLPWAQKLTALAATAAVALAGAAAVGMTANAAELDDAPGAQGTLAPAEAELTALPESSKEMGAGGGEGSATGVADVAASESAAEALESAASEEPAAGEAAAAEGGSSTLTPSIPQATDEATVAEDAPAISPSASEKPSAQAEVTAQVSAPAEQAPPAVALNTPEESTFQVKVVVEGGPASAATHNFKIGAVCNTPGGETKYWNQNKVKGDGVPVGIGGSFPVGSNCWVWEWEDKAQLPGYAVEFTGQQSLVIKAGETPVVTFTNKYTDQFGTLEVKKTVSGGPAGAVNAEYGFAVVCGQVVLEVEVKGDGVPVPVGYNLPAGTKCVVKEFFTKPVDGFLAVPPPPQTVTIEAGKTTLVEFENTFTNQYGFVQLKKTVLGGPSTRARDFLVKLKCGDLSASVRMPPGLLHIRIPVPAGMQCTLTEDLDDAQIPGYTLIQPKMPTVTVVAGETVIAEIVNEYKDIVPQPSATPSETATVKPSETATVKPSETATVKPSETATASPGVSASSHPKGKDGKFAKGTSLARTGSDAIVVGSIAVALLAGGVLLILVRRNRSK